One window of the Natronomonas marina genome contains the following:
- a CDS encoding energy-coupling factor ABC transporter ATP-binding protein gives MIRTDGLTHRYGDTTAVDGVSLTVEDGSFLVLAGANGSGKTTLVRHFNGLLEPDEGEVYVDGDPVGEDLVAARTAVGMVFQNPRDCFVAATVGADVAFGPENLGLPREEIDARVGSALSAVGMADRLDERIDRLSGGEQARVAIAGALAMEPSHLVLDEPFTGLDWPAREQLFDRLASLHETGTSVVVVTHDLGAVSELADRVVVLADGEIAVDGPPAAVESDLEALDVRPP, from the coding sequence ATGATACGGACGGACGGGCTGACCCACCGCTACGGCGACACCACCGCCGTCGACGGCGTCTCCCTCACCGTCGAGGACGGTTCCTTTCTCGTCCTGGCGGGCGCCAACGGCTCCGGCAAGACGACCCTCGTCAGGCACTTCAACGGTCTCCTCGAACCGGACGAGGGCGAGGTGTACGTCGACGGCGACCCGGTCGGCGAGGACCTGGTGGCGGCCAGAACCGCCGTCGGGATGGTCTTCCAGAACCCCCGTGACTGCTTCGTCGCCGCCACCGTCGGCGCCGACGTCGCCTTCGGCCCGGAGAACCTGGGACTGCCCCGCGAGGAGATAGACGCCCGCGTCGGGTCGGCGCTGTCGGCGGTCGGGATGGCCGACCGGCTGGACGAACGCATCGACCGGCTCTCGGGCGGCGAGCAGGCCCGGGTCGCCATCGCCGGCGCGCTGGCCATGGAGCCGTCCCACCTCGTGCTGGACGAACCGTTCACCGGGCTGGACTGGCCCGCGAGGGAGCAACTGTTCGACCGCCTCGCGTCCCTCCACGAGACCGGAACGAGCGTCGTCGTCGTCACCCACGACCTCGGAGCGGTGAGCGAACTCGCCGACAGGGTGGTCGTCCTCGCCGACGGCGAGATCGCCGTCGACGGCCCGCCCGCGGCGGTCGAGTCGGACCTGGAGGCGCTCGACGTCCGGCCGCCATGA
- a CDS encoding biotin transporter BioY, which yields MADATTSEVDLVGDETTLNIARAALFAALTGAFAFVSFPIPVTSINVTLQVLGVFLAGILLGPVWGGGAMVLYLAAGAVGAPVFEGGSAGLANLLGGDPSFGYLWSYPPAAALVGYVVHGTSELREPSAVPVSRLVAAMTAGTVVIYALGTLGIMYVQAIGPVAAILAGVVPFVPAEIIKMVAAILVVQTDAIRAG from the coding sequence ATGGCCGATGCCACGACTTCCGAGGTCGACCTCGTCGGCGACGAAACCACGCTCAACATCGCGCGGGCGGCGCTGTTCGCGGCGCTGACGGGCGCGTTCGCGTTCGTCTCGTTCCCGATTCCCGTGACGTCCATCAACGTGACGCTACAGGTTCTCGGCGTGTTCCTCGCGGGAATCCTGCTCGGCCCGGTGTGGGGCGGGGGCGCGATGGTCCTGTACCTGGCGGCGGGCGCCGTCGGCGCGCCCGTCTTCGAGGGCGGTTCGGCGGGGCTCGCCAACCTCCTCGGCGGCGACCCGTCCTTCGGCTACCTCTGGTCGTACCCGCCGGCGGCGGCCCTCGTCGGCTACGTCGTTCACGGTACGTCGGAACTCCGGGAGCCGTCGGCGGTTCCCGTTTCACGGCTCGTGGCCGCGATGACCGCCGGAACCGTCGTCATCTACGCCCTCGGGACTCTCGGTATCATGTACGTCCAGGCCATCGGTCCGGTCGCGGCCATCCTGGCGGGCGTGGTGCCGTTCGTCCCCGCCGAGATAATCAAGATGGTCGCCGCAATCCTCGTCGTGCAGACCGACGCCATCCGCGCCGGATGA
- a CDS encoding heterodisulfide reductase-related iron-sulfur binding cluster encodes MPSPLPLQAGGEVARETYWQIGPVQKVVFYFLATLTVLVAAIGIYQRFARYAEGTEDWFDRLDDLPRRIASAAKIVGSNEKQFNRDLVGGLMHAFILWGFLTLLIATTILFIDIDLYRVATGESFWVGDFYLSYQLVTDALGLLFVVGLGVAIWRRYVRRNDRLWGKHTNWEDAFLVWSLFLIGLGGFLLEGLRILGQGPESVSFVGTAVALGLGAIGMDASMAAAVYPLAWWSHTLLAFVFIAAIPYAKPFHMFSSFANVVTRDEKAGARLPGVPSDLDATNAESIDDFTWKELLDQDACTKCGRCSSVCPAKASGRPLDPRDVILDLKEYRQDLDAGGETKEIIADGSGVIDTETMESCMACMACMDACPVEIEHLKSFTRLNRQQVDQGDVRPQIQDTFQNVMTKGNTFGDSPSDRGAWTDELEFEVADAREESVEYLWYVGDYPSYDDRNKKVARSLARIFEHADVSVGILYEDEVYDGNDIRRIGEEFLFVEQAGTLVDSFQQCDYEKIVCTDPHSYNTFKNEYPEVDFEEFADDPMMEFAIEGYWNREGDVEVYHWTQAVEELVGVDALGLAGNELDYTVTYHDPCHLGRFNDEYEAPRELVRATGCDLHEMPRNRENSFCCGGGGGGLWMDLEEEEKPSEERLREALEDTEAGDAVEKFVVACPMCMTMYEDGRKTGGFEEDIEIVDVAELIVEALDANGAAVTAGADTGADAAPADD; translated from the coding sequence ATGCCATCGCCGCTTCCGCTCCAGGCAGGGGGTGAGGTCGCCCGCGAGACCTACTGGCAGATCGGCCCGGTCCAGAAGGTGGTCTTCTACTTCCTCGCCACGCTGACCGTTCTCGTCGCCGCCATCGGTATCTACCAGCGATTCGCCCGCTACGCGGAGGGTACCGAGGACTGGTTCGACCGTCTCGACGACCTGCCGAGACGGATCGCCTCGGCGGCCAAGATCGTCGGCTCCAACGAAAAGCAGTTCAACCGCGACCTCGTCGGCGGGCTGATGCACGCCTTCATCCTCTGGGGCTTTCTGACGCTGCTCATCGCAACGACCATCCTCTTCATCGACATCGACCTCTACCGAGTCGCCACCGGCGAGTCCTTCTGGGTCGGCGACTTCTACCTCTCCTACCAGCTGGTGACCGACGCTCTGGGACTGCTGTTCGTCGTCGGCCTGGGCGTGGCCATCTGGCGCCGCTACGTCAGGCGGAACGACCGGCTGTGGGGCAAGCACACCAACTGGGAGGACGCCTTCCTCGTGTGGTCTTTGTTCCTCATCGGCCTCGGCGGGTTCCTGCTGGAGGGGCTCCGCATCCTCGGGCAGGGTCCCGAGTCAGTCAGTTTCGTCGGTACCGCCGTCGCCCTCGGCCTGGGCGCCATCGGGATGGACGCCTCGATGGCCGCTGCCGTCTATCCGCTGGCGTGGTGGTCCCACACCCTGCTGGCGTTCGTCTTCATCGCCGCCATCCCCTACGCCAAGCCGTTCCACATGTTCTCGTCGTTCGCCAACGTCGTCACCCGCGACGAGAAAGCGGGCGCCCGCCTGCCGGGCGTGCCCTCGGACCTGGACGCGACCAACGCCGAGTCCATCGACGACTTCACCTGGAAGGAACTGCTCGACCAAGACGCCTGCACGAAGTGCGGCCGCTGTTCGTCGGTCTGTCCGGCGAAGGCCTCCGGTCGACCGCTGGACCCTCGCGACGTCATCCTCGATTTGAAGGAGTACCGCCAGGACCTCGACGCCGGCGGCGAGACCAAGGAGATAATCGCCGACGGCAGCGGCGTCATCGACACCGAGACGATGGAGTCCTGTATGGCCTGTATGGCCTGCATGGACGCCTGCCCGGTCGAAATCGAGCACCTCAAGAGCTTCACCCGGCTGAACCGCCAGCAGGTCGACCAGGGCGACGTCCGCCCCCAGATTCAGGACACCTTCCAGAACGTGATGACGAAGGGCAACACCTTCGGCGACTCGCCGTCGGACCGCGGCGCCTGGACCGACGAGTTGGAGTTCGAGGTCGCGGACGCCCGCGAGGAGTCCGTCGAGTACCTCTGGTACGTCGGCGACTACCCCAGTTACGACGACCGCAACAAGAAGGTCGCCCGCTCGCTTGCCCGCATCTTCGAGCACGCCGACGTCTCCGTCGGCATCCTCTACGAGGACGAGGTGTACGACGGCAACGACATCCGGCGCATCGGCGAGGAGTTCCTGTTCGTCGAACAGGCCGGCACGCTCGTCGACAGCTTCCAGCAGTGCGACTACGAGAAGATCGTCTGTACGGACCCCCACTCGTACAACACGTTCAAAAACGAGTACCCGGAGGTCGACTTCGAGGAGTTCGCCGACGACCCGATGATGGAGTTCGCCATCGAGGGCTACTGGAACCGCGAGGGCGACGTCGAGGTGTACCACTGGACGCAGGCCGTCGAGGAACTGGTCGGCGTCGACGCGCTCGGGCTCGCGGGGAACGAACTCGACTACACGGTCACCTACCACGACCCCTGTCACCTCGGACGGTTCAACGACGAGTACGAGGCGCCGCGGGAACTCGTCCGCGCGACCGGCTGTGACCTCCACGAGATGCCGCGCAACCGGGAGAACTCCTTCTGCTGTGGCGGCGGCGGCGGCGGTCTCTGGATGGACCTCGAGGAGGAGGAGAAACCGAGCGAGGAACGCCTCCGGGAGGCCCTGGAGGACACCGAGGCCGGCGACGCCGTCGAGAAGTTCGTCGTCGCCTGCCCGATGTGCATGACGATGTACGAGGACGGCCGCAAGACCGGCGGCTTCGAGGAGGACATCGAAATCGTCGACGTCGCGGAACTCATCGTCGAGGCCCTCGACGCGAACGGTGCCGCCGTCACCGCGGGGGCCGACACCGGCGCGGACGCCGCCCCGGCGGACGACTGA
- a CDS encoding energy-coupling factor transporter transmembrane component T family protein — protein MTLAYEPGATPVHRLDPRSKLLVQVAFVAAAFVYTTPRGLLALTALVGGILAVARTSPLGSLWEFRFALPVVVVAPLLEGATLGSPWFVVADAVGPALASYRVVLVLLLTAAYVRTTPVRESRAAIQRTVPGKAGQFLGMGAAFVFRFLPVLQDDVARIRDAQRARLGTERSIVDRIRLLTVAALNRAFERADRLALALQARCFAWNPTLPELRFGYRDGPALALAAGLLVVALNGAI, from the coding sequence ATGACGCTGGCCTACGAACCGGGGGCGACGCCTGTCCACCGGCTCGACCCCCGGTCGAAGCTTCTGGTGCAGGTGGCCTTCGTCGCGGCCGCCTTCGTCTACACGACGCCCCGGGGCCTCCTCGCGCTGACGGCCCTCGTCGGCGGCATACTTGCGGTGGCCCGGACGTCGCCGCTCGGGAGCCTCTGGGAGTTCCGGTTCGCCCTGCCCGTCGTCGTCGTGGCACCGCTTCTGGAGGGCGCGACGCTCGGGTCACCGTGGTTCGTCGTCGCCGACGCGGTCGGGCCGGCGCTTGCGAGCTATCGTGTTGTCCTCGTGTTGCTCCTCACCGCCGCCTACGTCCGGACGACGCCAGTCCGGGAGTCCCGGGCGGCGATCCAGCGGACGGTGCCCGGCAAGGCGGGCCAGTTTCTCGGGATGGGTGCGGCGTTCGTCTTCCGGTTTCTCCCCGTCCTGCAGGACGATGTCGCCCGCATCCGGGACGCCCAGCGTGCACGCCTCGGCACCGAGCGGTCGATAGTCGACCGAATCCGGCTCCTGACCGTCGCCGCGCTGAACCGCGCCTTCGAGCGGGCCGACCGTCTCGCGCTCGCGCTACAGGCTCGCTGTTTCGCCTGGAACCCGACCCTCCCCGAGTTGCGGTTCGGCTACCGTGACGGGCCGGCGCTCGCGCTCGCTGCCGGCCTTCTCGTCGTCGCCCTCAACGGCGCAATATAA
- a CDS encoding digeranylgeranylglycerophospholipid reductase, whose product MPERFDVVVAGAGPAGAQCARDVAARGYDVVVLETEPEAEFPRQSNKSTGGTFPSMMASFNVPDEVVMNFTDNVVIESPNDYFVQHNPGAVLDFGAFKRFLVEDSREKGAEYWFDARVSKPIIEDGEVVGVRFNGSEEVYADVVVDATGPAAPLAKALDVCDLDRNNQAIGIEYEFEGVAIDHDEYADLHDAMMLRLDHEYAPGGYSWIFHTGEDTAKVGLCYIRNDSYQRYSEVDRTIDGYLDHWLETDPRFEDATRIEGRQHRGSAHIQPPASLSTDNFMAVGDTVPTIDPLWGEGIHKGMKSGRAAAITIDNCFSRSEPDTSAEALSTYDDLWHEDVAPRMNSRLRMTHLLYLAPNDRYDRLLADLNRLDHDTLTRANDGDLRAITKLLHLRDLPVLARFLNQYYRSGSA is encoded by the coding sequence ATGCCAGAGCGCTTTGACGTGGTCGTCGCCGGCGCGGGACCGGCGGGCGCACAGTGTGCCCGCGACGTCGCGGCCCGCGGCTACGACGTCGTCGTCCTCGAGACGGAACCGGAGGCGGAGTTCCCACGTCAGAGCAACAAGTCCACCGGCGGCACCTTCCCCTCGATGATGGCGTCGTTCAACGTGCCCGACGAGGTGGTGATGAACTTCACCGACAACGTCGTCATCGAGTCCCCGAACGACTACTTCGTCCAGCACAACCCCGGCGCAGTGTTGGACTTCGGCGCGTTCAAACGGTTCCTCGTCGAGGACAGCCGCGAGAAGGGCGCCGAGTACTGGTTCGACGCCCGTGTCTCGAAGCCGATCATCGAGGACGGCGAGGTGGTCGGCGTCCGGTTCAACGGCTCCGAGGAGGTCTACGCCGATGTCGTCGTCGACGCGACCGGACCGGCGGCACCGCTTGCGAAGGCACTCGACGTCTGCGATCTGGACCGCAACAACCAAGCCATCGGCATCGAGTACGAGTTCGAGGGCGTGGCGATCGACCACGACGAGTACGCCGACCTCCACGACGCGATGATGCTGCGCCTGGACCACGAGTACGCGCCCGGCGGCTACTCGTGGATCTTCCACACGGGCGAGGACACGGCGAAGGTCGGGCTCTGCTACATCCGCAACGACAGCTACCAGCGCTACTCGGAGGTCGACCGCACCATCGACGGCTACCTCGATCACTGGCTGGAAACCGACCCGCGCTTCGAGGACGCCACCCGCATCGAGGGGAGACAGCACCGCGGCTCCGCCCACATCCAGCCGCCCGCGTCGCTGAGCACGGACAACTTCATGGCGGTCGGCGACACCGTCCCCACCATCGACCCGCTGTGGGGGGAGGGCATCCACAAGGGGATGAAGTCCGGGCGCGCTGCGGCGATCACCATCGACAACTGCTTCAGCCGCTCGGAGCCGGACACCTCCGCCGAGGCGCTTTCGACGTACGACGACCTCTGGCACGAGGACGTCGCCCCGCGGATGAACTCGCGGCTGCGGATGACTCATCTCCTCTACCTCGCGCCGAACGACCGGTACGACCGGCTCCTGGCCGACCTCAACCGCCTCGATCACGACACCCTCACGCGGGCCAACGACGGCGACCTCCGGGCCATCACGAAACTCCTCCACCTCCGTGACCTGCCGGTTCTCGCTCGCTTCCTGAACCAGTACTACCGGTCGGGTAGTGCGTAG